The genome window ATTTACTTACAATTATATCATAAACGATTGGCTTGTTTTATACTTTGTATTGACTTCTTTCTGACTTgaagtttttcatatattataaTAGGTATTTgtggcaaaaataaacaaacaaaaacatataaataaagaCAATATGTAAATCACCTATAATCTATTGTCCAAAGGCAAAACTTAAGTGCACATTCTTCAAACCTTTTCCTATGCAGTTTTATAATCTACTTTAacttaatttataatttgttcTTATATAACACTTTAAATTAGTCCTaagcttttctttctccagtttatttaacacttaaaagtttatagatatttaaaaaaatagatcattttactatttaaaacattttcctaaaaattttTGGCCAAGGGATACTATATTTTGTAATGTAAACCTCCCAGAATGTTTCATAAATCTCTGTTTTCATAGATTAGGAACGAGTTACGTGTCTGGCCATTTTCAGGTTCATAGGAAGGGTACAGACAATAACCCAGGAAGTCAAAGGATACTCATGAGCCGGAGGGCAGCGGCACACATAATGCACGGCTCCACGGTGACATACAGCACCGTGTGTCCAAACACTTCAGAAGGACTCTTGCCACTTCGACGACACCAATCAAGGGCCTGATCGATGGCCACCATTTCTGCATGTCGTGTAGCCTGAAAAGAGAGAGGGGCTTGCACTGACATTGTTGCTACATGTAACTGTGTTTTTACAAACActcaaagataaatacaaaaaacCGGGCCTCTCATTTCTTCCAACATTTAACAAATACAGATTTCAGGATACCCTTAGCAGTTGACAGCATATTCCCCAGTACAAGTACCAAAAGCTCACCAACAAAAGACATTTTAGTTAAGTACCTAAGAAGTTGGGGGACACTCTTTCAATTAAAATGCCATAGAGaaaataagtcttaaaaaaaaaaaaaaaaaaaaaaagatgagtccAGTGATTCTGATTATTTTAGGGGAAGCTTGAAATGTTCACGAGCATGTGCTCCAgtttcaaatgtgttttcaagGCTGTCGCTGACCTCACTATGCGTAAGTCTATATTTAGTTTATTGGAAGGTCATCACTTACATTTTCTTTGGGATGAGATTTTATATCCTGGTGGACACTAGGGAGAAGCAGAGATTTGGTATTGCTCTCGGACGCGTCATGGGAGGCAGCAGAATATAGGAGAGATCACACAGCATTTGGAATCAACCACACTTAAATTTCAATCCTGACCGGGACATTATAAATTATGTGGCACAGGACAAGTTATACaacttctctaagccttagtttcccccTATGGAAAATGGGATGTACTGCCATCTACACCTCTTAAAGCAATCTGAATTACAGGAAGCACATGCCACACAATGTTAGAAATGTACTCTGCAATgtgacattatttataatattcacaATCATGACTTTCATCAACAATGTCCCACTGACAGCTAATTACGTCCAAGccactgtgctaaatgctgtgGGGGATAAAAAGTCTCTGTCCTCAACAAGTATAAAATCAGCTGGGACAAAGAGAAAGGTGCTCATCTACCTGTGACATAGGGCAGGCTGTGGAAAGTGCTGACACAGTGGCCCCAGGTGCCAGGAGAGCCAGAATTCTAAACTCAGAACTAGGAGGTATTTTAGAGAAGAGGTTCCCAAACCTGACTGCATGCCGGACCAACtggggagcttaaaaaaaaagttccccaacatttaaaaaatcagattcagAATTACTAAATCAAATCCCCCCATAGTTCTCAATAAATCATTGTCGAACTGAATCATTTCAATCAACTTCCTCTTTTATGGCAGAAGCTAAGTTAGGACATTAAAGACACACAGCTGGCATAGGTGACGGTGGTGGTGACAGGAGGCAGTGGTGgtataaaagacaaaagtaggacTCAGGTCTACTCAAACGGGGTCACGAGTCTTTCCATACTGTGATTACAGGGTCATCTCTATAGGACtccaaaaaccaaaataaatccAGGCTAATTTCAAAGTACAGAAGAAACGCAGGTCACTGGGCAGTTAGCTGGATGTTGTTAGGATATTCAAAGTTCTTATGTGAACGGTATTGCACTGAACCACAAAGTACAAATAGGGAGATATAAcaattatctaaaatataaaattccacTCCCAAATAAGTATCTATATTCACTAATTGCtatattatgtttattacttCTCTCACAGGTATTTTGACATCCACAGACTAATTGCTTTGTGAAGCTGGGTTCCCATTTTGCATGTTTTgctaaatctcagttttctttttggcaGATGCGATGGGTGAACTTTCAAGTCCACATAACACTAGCACCAACACCAGCTTGTTCTCTGGCTCCCAAGATCACATGATAAGGTCAAAATCTGTGAGTGGTGTTACGGTTATAAGCTCTCGAGTCTCCCTCGTACCTCTTGTAATCATAAAATCTGATTCTTCATTTATACTTACTGTGACACCGTTGTAATACCATGCTCAAGAAGTATTGCCTTAATTGATGAACTTCTCAACCTAaccacaataaattaaaagtCACACAAGCTACGAAAGTATACATACTATGTGTAGGTAAAAACAGCTAGTATGGAGACTTCATTCCATGAATTATCTGAAATAGGAATAGCTTCTTCATACATCCTTTTATACCTCCAAAATTTAAACTggggggtgatttttttttttttttaatttactaggAGGAACACATTATTTAAAGGTACTAAAGAATGCAATATGAGTTAAATTGATATGTTTTGTAAAGTGGAATTTTCATATATTAGATTTGCTTAAAATGGATATAGACTCATTTCTTCTGCACTGACATGCCAATGTAATAAAACCAACTCTTAGGTTTCACTCAAGTGTTACAGTAAATCtccatgaaatagaaaattagcTCTGAAAATTTATATGGGTTCATTCaactttttctacattttccaaattttaaaaaagtcaacaTGTATCacttttttaatcagaaaaaaaggcaTTCAAAAAAAGAGATGGTTATGGCAGCAGCttggctcagttcgttagagtgCCAGCcttgaacaacaaggttgccggttcaattcccacacgggatggtgggctgcgccccctgcaactaagattgaaaatggcaactggacttggggctgagctgcaccctccacaactagattgaaggacaacttggagctgatgggccctggagaaacacactctttcccaatattccccaataacattttttttaaaaaaagaagaagaaagagatgtgTAGAGAAACTACCCTTTCATTGATACCTACGGGACACTGCATAGACCCATCTTTTCACCAACTGATAAAGTCACTCTACTCCCACCATCGCTGACCTTTGTTCTCAGTTATACTATTCAACTCacatacattttttgtttgattaacttcattccttcccttccccacaaCTTCATTGTTGTAGACCATAAGGCAGCCAACAGGAACTTCAATATTTTCTAGGGCTTCTTTTGCCTGAAAGACAAAGTGGAAAATCTTTGTTCGATAAGTGAAaatactatagaaaaaaaaaaaaaatagatgcagCACGAGCAGTTAACACATGCATAAATCCTAGAACAAGGAAATGCAGAtgagtttcccttttctccaataTAGTACAAGTATGTAGTGCCTTAGTTCTCTGTTGTGTCCATATTAAGGGAGACTCAGGGACAAATCCCTTTCACAGGTCTTGAGCtccctgatttttgttttttcctcattggAAGCTGAGGTGATCAAAAGACTGTTACTGACTGTCATTTTTAAGCACCTTTTCAGAGATAGTACATATATTTGCAAAGAGGTAGAAGAataaataacatttgtaaatCCTGTATTAAAATTCTGTCCTTGTTAAAATTCTACttgcttgtttttcttgtttctctgaaaatgatagaaaatgttCTCTAGAGTTTCAGTAACACAAAGGTGACCAGAATGGATGTCTCCCTGTGCCCACAATTTCTGCTCTAAGTGAGACAAGAAAAGCTAAGGTGGGGGGAGACGATTTAACCAGAACAACTCTTAGGTAGAAAATAATAATGTCCAAAAGGTTACACTACAACTATTATTACTGCTGATGACACTCAGAAGTTCTGTTTTTCCCTCTACCAACTTTAAATTCCTCAACCTGGCACTGAGAGGCTCCCAACTACTACCCAACGTCCCCACCACCCAAATGAACCAGCCTAACTTTTCATTATTCTTCTAGGTCCTTGGTTCTTAACCTTTTTAGAGCCAaacctttgagaatctgatgaaagttATGGACTCTCTCACATGACACAGGCACATGCACGTAATATTGTTACATACAGTTTCAGGGTTTAAAGATCCCCCGAAAACCTGGGCCCAGGTTAGGAAGCCCTATTCTAGACAGATAGCTGGATCACCTCCTAACCCAAGATGAGGTCCTCCATTTCTTTTGTCATTAATAGTTCCTCTGCTTTGATcaacctttcctttcctttccatcgACACCCATcccttttattcctttaaaattcagGAAGCATCCAAAATTTATCTCAACTGAGTGGCTCAGGACTTTGCCACCTGTTAGCTGATAGCGCTTTGTATCTGACTCTTATTTTGGACCCTGGATGTGTTACTTATTAACTTTTTCATTTGTGCATGGCTTAATTTCATCAACTAAACAGAATGCTCCTGGGACGCAAGCACTGGATCCAGGTACTAGCATGCCTGCTCACGTTTGCAGCCGCAACACCCGACACAAGGCCGAAAATAGGAAATAGTTCATTACAAATTTGTGGAAATGGTTGTCTGTGCTTGACTGACTAGGCACCCAGAAAATGTATACTACAATAATATACAATTGATTTACTCTAGAAAACttgccttctcctctctctctctctctctgtatatatatgtatatatatatacatacatatatataatatatatgtgtgtacatatagtCTACACATATTGAGTGTACACATACtgagtacatacatatataatacatacatctattataaaaaatacacatgtatacatatatagcatATACAACCAAACAGCACAGTATAGGCCAGTGGTGAAGATCAATGGCTGGGTTCAAATCACGGCTTGTCCTGACCAGCTCACTAACTGTGGGGAATTTACTTAACTCTCTAAACCTCAATGTGCCCATATGAAAATAAGGACAGTAATAATACCCACCTTATAGGGCTGCTGTGGGACTTATATATTATGGCCCACAGGAAACATTGTGCATAGCACTGTGTCTGGAACATAACAAGAGTGCAACACTGTTACTTATTCTTATATATGTTTCCAAGCCTATACCCTTAGAATTAGATGCTGTGATGATTACAACAATAACCTTTATTATATGCTTAGCTCTCCAAAAAAAAACTGTCATGAAAAATAGTgattttacaaaagaataataaagcaaatgacTTTATTTAAAGTTTGATAACTTTATCAAAGAATAACAAAAAGTTACACAGATGTTACTTCTTGCCTATATTACCAAATATTAAAGAGTGGTAATTCCAGGGCTAGCGGGAATAGGGGTTAGGACAAAACATCCTTGTACACTGGTGATGGAACTGTGACCATTTCCGaccagtgctgtccaacagaaccTTTTGTAGTAATGGAAATGTCTCTTGATCTGCTCTGTCCAATATGTAACCACTGGCTATGTGTGGCTACTaaatacttgaaatgtggctaacgtgactgaggaactgaatatttcattttatttcatcttagttcatttaaatttaaatagccacatgtgctGGTGGGTACTGTAGTGATCAACATAATTCTAGAAGGCAATCTAagaatatctatttttttgttgttgttttttaattggggaatattggggaacagtgtgtttctccagggcccatcagctccaagtcattgtcctttaatctagttgtggacggtgcagctcatctccaagaCCAGCTGCCCTATTCAATCTTTacttgcagtgggcacagcccaccatcccatgtgggaattgaaccggcagccttgccgttgagagcccgtgctgtaaccaactgaacaatccagccgcccctccagaagctccttgttgagagcctgtgctctaaccaactgagccatccagctgccccataTGGTTTCAAAATACACAGGAGTATTAAAGTTATCAAATCTGTCTTTttatatatgttgcaaatattttccctctttggCATTTGCTTTACTTTGTATCTTGCCTTTTTAATATGTAGACATTTTCAGTATTTATGCAATTAAAGCctgtcaatttttcttttatgttttctgcctTTGGTGATAGACTTTAAAGAGTCCGTCTTCATTCCAGGCCTTCTCTCGAGAAATACTAACATGTATTTACTACTGGTtcttttcaggttttatatttgtAATTCTATCTCTTCAATgagtttgttaaaatatttttgctacaaaaataaattgttaaatttctttaaaataatccataaCTTTATCTGTTAATGAATTATTTTCGTGTGTTCTCCTCTAGTCTTTGttcatctgatttaaaaaaacagcttctatttattgagcatattttGTCAGGtgctttacaaacattttctcttaatctatacaaccctgtgagatagatATCATATATGCCCATTTCACAAATAAAGACACTGAGGCTGAAAGGTTAagaatgtacatatatatgtacttttcAAACACACTTTAATCCCTATTAAAGAGCTCGCTGGCACACATAAGTATGGGTAAAGCTTGGATTCTACAAAAATCTGATTAGAGCCCTCCTTAATCTTGGTTTCaaagggagggatggaaggaaatAAAGGGACAGAGAGCAGTGTGATGAGTGGATGGGCGAATGAATGGCAGGTAGTATCTGGCTGCAGAGGAACTTGTTTTTATCCTGCTCTCTACCAGGCACATGCTCAGCTTCCTTCTACTGGATGGGTTCAAGGGGTcataaatacaaaacaatgtgaCTTGGCGCATATGCGAGTGTGTCCACGGGAAAGAAGGGGAATCAGCACATACGTGCCAACAACAACTGAATAGGGATATTTGGCGCATACTTCATGCCAGTTGAAAAAACTTTCTgtatttcctctcttcctcccccaaagCCCCTGTGAGAATGGCCGCAATAAAATCTCAGGGCAGGAAAGCCAGCCACCCAGAGAGCGTGCAAGCCATCGAGACTGTGGTGATGAGAAAGCACCCGGGACGTTTGCTCAAATGATAGGGTTGGGATGAGAACCGTAGGAAGTTCCCACCCGCGGCGTCCACCTCCCAGGCTGCTCACCATTTGCATCGCCTCCTCCATCCACTTTTCGGTCTCCTCCACCAACACCGAGAACTCTCCGCCAGGAGCCGGCGTGGATGCCTGCTTCACCTCCATACCGTCCTGGGGCCGCGGAACTCAGCACTGCAGGCCGCAACAGCGGAAGAGCGCCGGCAACGGAACGCGGCGGCTGCCGGCCGCCGTTTCCGGGCGGAGTCGAACAGCGAGGCACTCGGGAGCTAATTCTGGACGGACCGGGTGCCGGGGACCAGTGAGCCGCTGCGGCGGCGCAGTGGCTGCAACAGAAAGCGCAGCTGCTCTGCTGTAGTCCACGCCCCCTTCCCGCTCCGGTGACAGTCTCTGCGGAAAGTTGGGTGTGTGATTTCTGGAGAGCACCCAGGGGAACAACGACGGTCCTGCCGGGTCGTCTAGGTCAGGTGACAGAGAAACGCTTTCCTGGTGAACCACCCTCCCACTCCTAGGCAGCCCGCACCCCCAGGGCCGGAAGATGCTGAGATCTATGTGGAATTTTCTGAAACgtcacaaaaagaaatgtatcttCCTGGGCACGGTCCTCGGAGGTGGGTGACAGGGTTCTTGGCACGGGGCATTgggagcagggggtgggagagaggtgaCTGTCTTCTAAAACATAGAGGCCTGGAGACCGTAGTCCGGGATGTGTAGAAGGGCTTCGTTCAGCCGTCGGATGGGGAGCGGGGTGACAAACTTCCGaggttctttccatctctccagtGGTGAAATGGGTGCCCTTTGCCCTGACAGTGCCCCTTACTCTGTTTTCCGCCTATGCTTTCTTCTCGCTGACCGTTGGAGGACCCACCACAATTACGTTTCTGTTTCAAGGCACCATTCTCTTCCAGACACATGCTTTTTAATTCTCCTCTGTGGTTTTCCTGTGAGATCCTTCGTTTCTATTTGGCACTCCCGGTACTTTGCTTGGCTTTCACCCTTCGCAGAAGTTTCATAATATTCTAGGAGAGTTACTTAAAGCGTGCATTTCGAGTGTTGTTTAaagttaatttgaatttttgaaaacagCACAATCGtacagaactgaaatgtatatactagacacaaaaaagaaaccctcaatATTTTTAGCTCGTTTCTGATTTTAGAATACAAACTGTGCAGTAAATTATGCAGTAAGACAGCGCTTGTGGCATGTTATTTCCTCTTCAAGTTTGGGATCAATGCCCATCTAGTTGCACAGGAGGAGAGGagatttagaaaaagataatGTTAAGAACCCTTTTTCCTCATATAGCAGTCATGTCATAATGAGCAGGGACATGAAGGACAGAATAAAAAGCCTTGTGAGatagatatagaagaaaaaaaggtaGGAATGTTAAGAAGGAATTTTTAGAATCTgagttttttgaaaatattatcacCAACTACATGCTTTGGTTACCCACATACTTAAAAATCAAGAACAGATGTTTCAGAAAGAATTtggttgcttttctcttgctcttaaattatattctattaaccccaaacaattttaaattaataattcaggTCTGTTGGTTCTTGCAAGTTTGGAACAGGCTTCTTGTAGATGAGGTAAGGAGAGTCTTTTCCTAGTCTCTGAGGTCTGTGTCATAATTTGATAATGAGCATATGTAAGTTTTTATCGCATTTTTGGAGAAatcctttataaataaaatgtgttttttgatATCTTCAGCCACTGATATCTAATGTGTATTTAGATTATGCTAAGACTGCTGAGTCCAATTTATTTGTAGAAGCTACAGATATATGTGTGATGgaagaagtataaataaaatacttttgccaccactgaaggaaagaaaataatctctCTTTAACAATCTCAGGAAGACTAACATACCCCCTTCAAATTTATGGAACAATCTCATGGTAGATTAGAAGTAATCATAGGAGAAGCAAAAGAGTGTATACTTAAGAGATaggtaatagatttttttcaaaaatctattGAGAGCTTTATAGTTACAGATTAAGAGGAATGAGAAAGGGTTgccagaggcagaaaaagaaaataatcctagAGCTtcataacaaaaaaggaaattagtctaaaagaaaaagaagaatagatGACTGTGATTGGCACTTGAGTCTCATATTCTTTCTGCTTAAAGGAAAACGTCCTATAACATGTTACATTTCAATTTATCTAATTTAAGAAGTATTTATCAAGTGTCTGTATTGAAGGTAATGTGATGGAAATAGAAGATTTTTGGAgatttttaatagtaataattcCACTTTATTGGGTGCCCAGTGGACATTGTGCTGAGCTCTTCTATTCAGTGGGGATGACAACAGGGTAGTGATTATTATGTCCATTCAAAAATGTGGGAACCAGATCCCtaagaagttaagaaacttgcccagggTCTCAGAGTTAGTAAGAAGGAagctagaattcaaacccaggtgtgtTAGATCCCCACCAAAGCACATTCTCTTTGCACACTATACCACTTTCCCTTCATGGACTTTATGGTCTGATAAGAATGAAAAACAAGTGTCTTAGTccgttcaggctgctataacaaaataccacagaatgggcggcttataaacaacagaaatttatttctcccagttgtagacactggaagtccaagatcagggtgccagcagggttACATGGGGGCCTGACCTCAGGTTTCAGACTTCTTGCTATACCTCACCTGGCAGAAGGGTCTGTGGAGCTGGGTGAaatcccttttataagggcactaatcccattcatgagagccccacccttatgaccttatGACCTTTTCAGACTTCTATTGAAATTATTAACCTGGTAAAATAGTTGCATTTCAGGGATTTTCATCCAGGAAGAGGAGACTAAAACGgttataaaaatccaaatatataataTGGATAGACTAGAAGGTATCTTGCTTTATCAGCAATGTTCTGAAAGGAAACCTTGAAAtattccacatttattttttgaggcatttagtgaatttttcattattcataaatAAAGTTATAGCTACAGAGGAGACTTTAAAGCTCATCTgattccatccttttattttatgaGTAAAGAAATTTagacccagagagaggaagggacttGCTCAGAGGTACCTACCTAGTTGGTGCCACAGTCATCAGTATCTGCTGTCTTCTAGGCCAGAATTCAGGCAGCCAGTCAGAATCAGATGGTCCTGAGCTCCAGAATTTAGCTAATTAATTCTCTTCCTTCATTCTTACTGTCCTACAgagataaatctgacaaaatcaGAATTTATGAATTTTGGGAATGAGAGCCTGGGTAAATTAGACTTTGCGTAGGAACTTATTTCAGTGCTACTCCAAAAAGAATAATGGATTGTGGAATTTTGGCCTAATTCTGTCTATTAATTTGCcaaggctgccataacagagtaccacaaactgagtggcttaaacagcagaaatgtgttgtctcacagttctgcaggccaGAGGTCTAAGATCCATGTGTTAGTAGGATTGGctccttctgaggctgtgagaAGAATCTGCTCCAGGCCGCTCTCCTCGGTTTGTAGACGGCCCTCTCCTCCCTGTCAACgcaagaaatgtccaaacctgtgcAGAagttttgtaagagtttatttgagccaaactgacaatatATGCCtgggaacaagatctcaaatgctccagaaaatgagTTTTGCAATttcttctaccgtgtttccccaaaaataagacttagccagaccattagctctaacacatcttttggaacaaaaattaatatgagacctggtcttactttaacagtataagaccaggtatatataatataatataatataatataatataatataatataatataatataatataattaatataatataatataattaatataatataatataatataatataatataatataatataatacaataccctgtctaattttactataatataagactaggtcttatattaatttttgctccaaaagacgcattagagctgatggtccggctaggtcttattttcagggaaacacggtatacatttggaattaagtaAGGAATGTAAAGATTACATGtagatgggagaaagcaaggtacaggacagttaacaaaATTGTGTTCCCTCCAGGGTGGTTACTCCTTCAAGGCGTCTAAAAAGAGGATCACTCTGGCACTGCgcaggtgtgttaacctagatgcatcAGGACAATGGACTTGCTTAGGGCAGAGACAAACCTTTGTACAGGCCTGGGCTGTGACTACCCACCGTGACCTGCCTTGTTAGGGATTTATGATCACATCACCCTGTGAGGCTACTTTCAGTCAGATGTATTACAGAGCCCACTTTTTATCCATATTCCTGTGTCTTGACATCATCTTCTC of Rhinolophus sinicus isolate RSC01 linkage group LG05, ASM3656204v1, whole genome shotgun sequence contains these proteins:
- the ADAT2 gene encoding tRNA-specific adenosine deaminase 2, translated to MEVKQASTPAPGGEFSVLVEETEKWMEEAMQMAKEALENIEVPVGCLMVYNNEVVGKGRNEVNQTKNATRHAEMVAIDQALDWCRRSGKSPSEVFGHTVLYVTVEPCIMCAAALRLMKIPLVVYGCQNERFGGCGSVLDIASADLPNTGTPFQCIPGYRAEEAVEMLKTFYKQENPNAPKSKVRKKECLKS